Sequence from the Cuculus canorus isolate bCucCan1 chromosome 24, bCucCan1.pri, whole genome shotgun sequence genome:
AGACAGGGATTAGCTGCTAGCAGAAGAACACTGCACACTGCCTCCATAATCCATTCAGGACAAAAAACGAGGTACGGTGTGCTGAAAGGCACAGTGCTCTGTCAGACCCAGAGCACGTACTAAATCCTGGGCACTTGGATCATCCACTTCATGTTGGGAGAATAGACCCGATGTTTGTTGAACCAGCTGGCTAGCTTGTGCCACTCCTCAGCTGATCGGCCATAGATCGAGAGCCGAGGCTCCGCATGCTGATACTTGGCATCCTCCAGATCAGAGCCAACCTCCTATGAACCAGGATGGAGAGTCTCACGGGGCCCTTGCAGCGCTCGGGCACAGCAGCACCACAGCATAactgctctctcctcccctGCATCCTCACCTTGATGATGGTAGCAAAGTACTCGCCATTGATAGCATTCTCCGTCTTCAGATATAGGTCACGTAGCTCGCTGGCACCCACGGGGTTGTACTTGTCATTGAACTTGTCAAAGCGCTGAAAGGTCTGCCGCCCCTGGAGCCAAGAGGGTCAGGagcaaatacacacacacactgggTCCAAGCGTACCAGCTGAGCAGAGACTGATCCAAACAACCCACATGGGAAAGCCAGGAGGTGCTACATCCCGCCACAAACACTAACACGCACAACACATCCCAGGTacacagagaggggaagagcCATGCCTACAGGCGTGGACGAGAGTGGTCTTACAGTAAATGCCCTACCACTTACAGCATGGACATCCAGAGAATCCACTGTCAGGTCATAAGGGTGTAGATTGAGCTGctgaaaaagctgtttcaggGTGAGCTGTTTGCCCTTGGCGTCATAAACTACACGGTCAGCATCTACACGGTACGATTTCTTGATGAAACGCAGAAGATGCTTCTGGTTCATGCAGGCTGCAGCATGGATGTGTGTGTCCACCTGAGAAACCAGAGACAGCCCTCTATCTTCAAGATGAACTCCAATATCCAGTTCTCCCAGAGGGGAAGGCACTGAGACAACTCATCTTCAGCATCACCAGGGCTGTAAGTCTTGCTATGTACCTTCCGGCAGTTGTAGAAGTCCCGGTGGGGGTTATTCTTCAGCTctttcatctcctccatctcattTAGCATTTCATGCACTTGGAACTTGGATGAGAGGAACTTCAAGCGTCTATGGGAGTAGGTCTTCCTAGTGAAAGCAAAGGGCAGAAGAGTGGCTGTGCTTTTAACCCTCAACATGTGGTCAGAGAGAGGGATGCAGCCTTTCCCTGAGGTGAAGGAGCTGATGCTGGCCTGGCTCCCCAGGGCACTTCTCCCATCTCTAGGACAGAGCCATGAGGGAAGGCACAGTCAAGTGTGAGCATATCTGCAGGGCAAGTCTCCAATTCCCGAATGATGACTGTGATTTACAGCCCCTACCAAGAGGGCTGACAAGGGCCAAGAACACTTTGGTAGTCAGCAGGCTGCAGGTATGGCATCAGCAGGCTCCtcctgggaagcagaggaggCGCTGCCTGGACCTCCCCCTGCTGAGGCAAGACCTGCTCAGCTGCACCCAGCAGCGCTGGGCTGTCTGTGCACTTACACAGGCCCTTGTGCGGTCAGGGCCAAGAGGAAGTTCATGTCATCAACGAAGCGCTTGAGGCTGGGGTAGGGCAGGTCTTTTGGCTCATCTCTGCCAGCCGCTGCCTTGTCTCCGTAGACATAAACTACCCCGTCCTTCATCTGGACATGGTATCCCAGATCCTCGGGGAGATTCCCAGCTTCAAAGGGATCCTGTCCATCCTTCACTGGCGGGGTGAACACTGCACCAAAGGGAGAACGCCGGGAAGCACAGGCTGCCAGGCACAGCCCCACATGCCTGCCACGCTCCTCCAGCCCAGGCAGAGGGCAAGGACAGCCCTCGTGACACTGAGGAAGAGGCCTGGGCAAGCAGCTCCCCTGTGGAGCACTTCCCCAGTCCTTCTCTGAGCCCTGCCCACCCCATGctgaaggcagagaggaaagcCCTCCAGATGCCCAGAGGTACCTGGACCAGCGTCACTCGCCCTCCAGACCTCGCCCTCGATAGTCCGCAGGTACTGAGACGGGGTCCTGGGGAACCTCTGCATGGACTGCTCCATGTATTGCTCCCGGATGCACAGGGCACGGTACAGACCTCGGCAGACAACTTCAAAGTCTTCAATTGTCACCTGCAAGAGGGCCATTGCTGAACACAACCACACAGCTGGAACCTGCCTGCCCAAGAGAGCCTGGTGCACCCAGAGGTAAAGAGGACAGCATCGTTCACAGCAAGATACCTACTGTATCACCCGCTCCATCCCACTGCTCTGCCCGggcagggaaaaggagggatgATAGGCACAGCCCTAGACATGGCAAAGGGCAATTTCTCACAACATACGCAATGGATTCCAGCTGTCACCTCCTCTTACACCCTTTGCTGCAAACTGTAGTTGGCACCAAAATGGAAGCCAGGCCTGGGCAAAACACTAAAAGCTATTTTTGGGGCCCAGGCTGAAACTAAAGCAGGACTAACAACATACACTGACCCAATATGTCAAGAATTTTGATTTACTGCACAGACAACTGTCAAGAGTCAAGAGAGGTCAGGCTGGAGCAGCATGGCAGAACACCATGCAGCACTTGCAGCTAGCTACAGTCACGGCAGAAGGAATGTGCTTGTGCATGAAGGGACTTTCAGCTTCCCCTGATTGCTCCTCTGCTGTGCaactccaggctgagcaacccgCCCCAGCCCAGGAGGGAGCAACCCGCCAGCAGTGTCTCAGAAGCAGCACTAATGTTATAGGAGGCTgtggaggagagcaggaggaggaattaGCACTGGATGTGAAAGCAGTCCTGGTCAGCTGGCTCTACATGACCTTGGAGCAGGGGGCTGGACCAGATGACTTCCAGAGGACCCTGCCACCCTCAGCCACTCTGGGATTCTGTGATATGCATAGATCTCAGACAGATATGTCTGTGTGCAAGCAGGAGCAGGCTGCGACAGAACGAGCACAGCCCATGCTGCCATGCCCTCCCCTCAGCCCTGCCCGGAGAATTCCCTGGGAAGCATGCAGCACCCCACAGACTCCTGCTAAAGAACTCAGCTCTAGATCCTCCAGGAATGCAGCCAGGCACCGTCAGATGCTCATGAGACACAGACTGAGCTGGAAGACAAACTTTCCCCACTCTGTCACACTGAGCATCACTGAGGGACAGGCAGGGACTGGATGAGGTGGCAGTTAGCACGGGGAAGGGTGTGACCATGCAAGTACCTACCCCAGAGGCATAGTCCCCTGTGATCTGTACCCGCTGGAAGTCAGGCACAGTCTGGTAAAGGGGGGAGGCAGAGATGACCTCATCGATAGTGGACAGTTTGGTTGTAGACTTATGAGCCACAGGGACTGCCAGTGCGATTGTCTTCAGGCGGAGCAGGCGCTTCCTGCCAGGGAGGAAAGCCTCAGGCAAACAGCTTGGACTCCAGGGCCACACGCCCATGCAGGGTCAGGGGTGTTTGCCACAGCCACACTCCAACTGTGTGCAGCAAGAATCATCTCACTGGTGCTTTCTGAGCACCTTAGACAGACACTGCCAATAGTGGAGGCCACAGCACATCAAGTAGCCACAGACTCCCAAGTGTGGTCTTTGGGAGTTGAGTCTTTCCAGAAAAAGGTGTCCAAGTCTCCTTCTCCAATAGCCCTGTGACCACTGCAGGGCTGAACTCCAGGGTGTCTTTCTGCCCAGCAGTGGGAACAGTTGGAAAGGACACCCTGAAGCTCTGATGCTCTGGGATTACCAATAATTTATCCCATTTTGGGTGTGCTGAGCTGTTTTCACAGGCCTCGATTTACGTTCCCCCTGCCTGCTTCCAGCTCTGGCTGGGAATGAGCAGACAACGCTCTTCTCCTTCACCCCGCTGCCCTGGTTGTTGCTCACCGCTTTTCTGTTGCGGCAGAGCTCTCCTGACGCATCATGTGCGCTCTCATTTCCTGGCGTGAGATAGGGCAGACCTCTTCCACATCGAAAGGAGAGATCTCTTGCCTGGTGGCCTCATCTTTCACCTCAGAGGCGAAGACCTTCTCTGCGAAGGAGCGCAATGCCTCATCCACCTCTGCAAGCAGAAGGACCAGAGTGTGGGGTCATACAGACATCTGGTTCCCGGTCACCCAACAGGCAGGTGCCCCTGCAAGACTCCCAGCAACCTCCAGAAAGCTGACAGAGCCCAGGGCACACACAGTGGGCTGGAAACATACCTAGACACCCCCAGCACACCAGAAAACATAATACAACCCACAGTCCAAGAGCAGTGCAAAAAGGCCCAGAAAGAAGCAAGTCCTCAGCAAGGACTTTGATCAACGTGATccggtggaaggtgtccctgcccatgaaaagggtgttggactggataatctttaaggtcccttccaactcaaaccattctatgattttatgattctaagggCACTTAGAAGAGCATgcacgaggaggaggagagggagattCGCAGAGTCCTTACAGCGCAAGACCGCCTGGCTCCACAAGGCATCCAGTCAGGATAAAGACAGAGGTATCGATAGAGATGAACAGAGGTGCCAGCCCAAGCACTTAGTTTCTGCCATCACAGCGCAGGTGAAGTGCTCCTAGCTAGACTAGCACGTGCAGCATGCTCCAAAGGCACCAGGTAATGTGGCCTTAGGAAAGTCACCATCAATACAAGCTTGGCTGGAGCTTTATGaagcaggaagaggaaggttaaaagCTCTTGCACTGCCAACCATAAACCATAAACAAGAATCCAAGGGCTCTTCTGGCAGCATCAGCAGCGCGTATTTGCACAGCAGCAGATGGACACTAACTGAGCAGGTTTTGCCTACGGCGGCAGCTCAGCATGAAGCGTAGTGAGGATGGATGCAGAAAGATGAACTGCACTGTCAACATGTCAGACAGGACACGGTCAGCAGCCGGGGACCAAAGCGTAAAGGGCTGACATGCAGGGCAGTCGTGTGCCAGACCTACAGGAGACTTTCAGTAATGAACccagccatttttttccacagggtTGGGGGATCACAACAGTTTATTCCTGTAGACCTAAGTTTACGGAATAATTTGTAGCCCTGAAACTGCAAAACGTTTGTTCCTGCCACAGAGGAAACTCCACTAAAACAAGTTTCTCTCCTAAGCAGGAGCTCAGGGGTGCTAGGACAATATTTAACAAAGAGCAGCATCATGTATCAAGGGACCAAAAAGCTGGAATCATTCCACAAAACAGTGAGGGGCACagctggcactgctgagaaataGCATCTCCTCAAACTGCTGACAGATCACCATGATCACTTCATTGCTGTTTGTTTCCAGTGATCATGTCTAGGCAGtgacacagcagagcagaggaaaagcctGGCAATACTCAcccttctcttttgctgtttgagataaaacagaaacaaaataaacacatgtGATCAGCCCTTCAAAAACCTAAACCTTTTTTGCCTATTCATCACATCAGCGAAGAAAAAGAGATTAGTAAAGTACAAATTTAGCCAAAGCCTTCCCCTTACCAAAGAATGAACTGTACTTGTTGCTTTGTACCATACAAAGACGTAAGGTCAGTGCTGAGGGTTCCGTGACGCAGCCACGGTGCTGTGCACAGAAACGAACCGCACCACGGGTGCCGCTCAACCTGCgcttttgcagagctgctgcttttcagcagttTGGGTCTCACTGCAGCTTTCCAAGGGCAATGGCCTTTTCTAGAGCCTCGATCACCTCAGTCAGTGCCACAAGCACCTAACAGATACCGAGTCATCTAGGAAGCCTGAGCTGTCTAGGAAGGTCACTCCCTACACCTGCATCAGCCGGGCTATTCTCAGTACTGTGCAGGGACGCAGAAAAGTGTAAGGACAACTTCAGATGGCAGAACATTCTCCTGCCTGAACAAGATAGCAAACATTTTAGTGACTGGGAGCACCGGGGCTGCTTTGCTGGTTTTTGTCTGTGTCTCGCTATCCTTCATGAAGATCAGGATAGATGGTCCTTTCAAAGATGTCAAGTTCCATCCTCCTGCTGCATTATTCACTAATAGGATCAGACACTGCATTTCCACAAACCTTCGTTCCTGGTCACAGAGTGTGACGACAACATTTTTGGGGTGCAACTCATGCCCTTTCCATCTGACCCAGAACATGCAGACTGGAGCTCTGGTATCACTAGTCACCAGCTGCTGACTTCCCAAAGTCCAGCCTGCAAACAACACCCCTGGCATTTGAACCCCACATATTCACTTGCAAACTAAGCATCCCAGAAATGCCAACTCTGACCTTTCATCTCTTCAGTGGATGAAAACTGCTTGCGATAGTCCTGATGTTGCAGGGCCAGGCTTTCATACCAGCCTTATGCACGAGGACAGCATCTATCACGCCACACAACACTGCGATTCTAAGCATGTTCTTATCAGTGCTGTTTGGTGCCAATATTCTCCAGGGCTCTGCAGTGGCAGTCACACATTCCTCGCTCTGTTCTGTGAAGCCTGGCTGtccttgctcctgctgcccagcttGTGTTTCCAGCCACTCGGGACTGCCGCACCCCACATCTTCCAAGTCTAACCAGGTTGACCAGACATTCCCGAAATATCTCTGCCCCTTTCCACAGTGATTTTATGGTATCGCTACAGGATACATCGCACTGCAGGAGGGACAATATTTTTCCTCAGTATGAGCAGAGCAAGATTTAAACAATAATGTTATATCTTCACTGCGCTATCCTAAAATACCTccaagcaggaagaaaaatgcttgaaGTCCCCAGTGAGGTCCCCCAGGCTGCAAAGATACCACACTCCCAAATCTTGGAGGCTCCAGGCTAACAAGCGTCCCCTCTGTCTCGTCGTCTCAGTACCTG
This genomic interval carries:
- the AMPD1 gene encoding AMP deaminase 1 isoform X1, whose product is MSRVRIPEVDEALRSFAEKVFASEVKDEATRQEISPFDVEEVCPISRQEMRAHMMRQESSAATEKRKRLLRLKTIALAVPVAHKSTTKLSTIDEVISASPLYQTVPDFQRVQITGDYASGVTIEDFEVVCRGLYRALCIREQYMEQSMQRFPRTPSQYLRTIEGEVWRASDAGPVFTPPVKDGQDPFEAGNLPEDLGYHVQMKDGVVYVYGDKAAAGRDEPKDLPYPSLKRFVDDMNFLLALTAQGPVKTYSHRRLKFLSSKFQVHEMLNEMEEMKELKNNPHRDFYNCRKVDTHIHAAACMNQKHLLRFIKKSYRVDADRVVYDAKGKQLTLKQLFQQLNLHPYDLTVDSLDVHAGRQTFQRFDKFNDKYNPVGASELRDLYLKTENAINGEYFATIIKEVGSDLEDAKYQHAEPRLSIYGRSAEEWHKLASWFNKHRVYSPNMKWMIQVPRIYDVFRAKNFLPHFGKMLEHIFVPVFEATINPQAHKELSVFLRHITGFDSVDDESKHSGHMFSTKSPKPEQWNSEKNPSYTYYVYYMYANILVLNNLRRQRGMNTFLFRPHCGEAGAITHLLAAFMTADNISHGLNLKKSPVLQYLYFLAQIPIAMSPLSNNSLFLEYAKNPLLDFHQKGLMVSLSTDDPMQFHYTKEPLMEEYAIAAQVFKLSTCDMCEIARNSVLQCGLSHEEKARFLGENYQEEGPQGNDIRKTNVAQIRMAYRYETWCYELNLIAEGLKNE
- the AMPD1 gene encoding AMP deaminase 1 isoform X2 produces the protein MEQSMQRFPRTPSQYLRTIEGEVWRASDAGPVFTPPVKDGQDPFEAGNLPEDLGYHVQMKDGVVYVYGDKAAAGRDEPKDLPYPSLKRFVDDMNFLLALTAQGPVKTYSHRRLKFLSSKFQVHEMLNEMEEMKELKNNPHRDFYNCRKVDTHIHAAACMNQKHLLRFIKKSYRVDADRVVYDAKGKQLTLKQLFQQLNLHPYDLTVDSLDVHAGRQTFQRFDKFNDKYNPVGASELRDLYLKTENAINGEYFATIIKEVGSDLEDAKYQHAEPRLSIYGRSAEEWHKLASWFNKHRVYSPNMKWMIQVPRIYDVFRAKNFLPHFGKMLEHIFVPVFEATINPQAHKELSVFLRHITGFDSVDDESKHSGHMFSTKSPKPEQWNSEKNPSYTYYVYYMYANILVLNNLRRQRGMNTFLFRPHCGEAGAITHLLAAFMTADNISHGLNLKKSPVLQYLYFLAQIPIAMSPLSNNSLFLEYAKNPLLDFHQKGLMVSLSTDDPMQFHYTKEPLMEEYAIAAQVFKLSTCDMCEIARNSVLQCGLSHEEKARFLGENYQEEGPQGNDIRKTNVAQIRMAYRYETWCYELNLIAEGLKNE